The Petropleomorpha daqingensis genome includes a window with the following:
- a CDS encoding PP2C family protein-serine/threonine phosphatase, translating into MTEPLVLPGELTLVLESAADSIAGPRPDNQDAGLAAARVIAVADGVGGSFGGATAAGLVIDRLRAAADLARPDAPDLVGSVQAATGDLMVALTRDPALAGMATTLTAAALTSGGRLVLAHVGDSRAYLLRRGELIRLSTDHSLVQALVDSGAITPEQARVHPMRSVVLAALRGRPEDLAGLAVRALPVQPGDRLMLCTDGLSGAVPELVLRELLAAEASPADTVRRLLQTALARSTGDNATAVVADVGVLVGGPALPTSVVGAARTLRRRG; encoded by the coding sequence GTGACCGAACCGCTGGTGCTCCCGGGCGAGCTCACGCTCGTCCTGGAGTCGGCGGCCGATTCGATCGCCGGTCCGCGCCCCGACAACCAGGACGCCGGCCTGGCCGCGGCGCGCGTGATCGCGGTCGCCGACGGTGTGGGCGGCTCGTTCGGGGGCGCCACCGCCGCGGGCCTGGTGATCGACCGGCTCCGCGCCGCGGCCGACCTGGCCCGCCCCGACGCGCCGGACCTCGTCGGCTCGGTCCAGGCGGCCACCGGCGACCTCATGGTGGCCCTGACCCGTGACCCCGCGCTCGCCGGCATGGCGACCACGCTGACCGCGGCCGCGCTGACCTCCGGAGGCCGGCTCGTGCTGGCCCACGTCGGCGACTCCCGCGCCTATCTGCTCCGCCGCGGCGAGCTCATCCGGCTGTCGACCGACCACTCGCTGGTCCAGGCGCTGGTCGACTCCGGCGCGATCACCCCGGAGCAGGCCCGCGTGCACCCGATGCGCTCCGTCGTCCTGGCCGCCCTGCGCGGCCGGCCCGAGGACCTCGCCGGCCTCGCGGTGCGCGCGCTGCCCGTGCAGCCGGGCGACCGGCTGATGCTGTGCACCGACGGCCTGTCCGGCGCCGTGCCCGAGCTGGTGCTGCGGGAGCTGCTCGCCGCCGAGGCCTCCCCCGCCGACACCGTGCGCCGGCTGCTGCAGACCGCGCTCGCCCGCTCGACAGGGGACAACGCGACCGCGGTCGTGGCCGACGTCGGCGTCCTGGTCGGCGGGCCGGCCCTGCCGACGTCCGTGGTCGGGGCCGCGCGCACCCTGCGCCGTCGCGGCTGA
- a CDS encoding ATP-binding protein: protein MDVTVRLLGGFAVAVDGRPVPDDAWRRRSATALVKLLALAPGHRVLREQVTDALWPDLLLDDALPRLHTAAHYARAALGGRDAVVLDQGAVALFPGARLGVDVEEFERAADAARDGGPEPASAAADLYAGDLLPDDPYEPWAELPREHLRRRWLEVLRTAGRFEELVAADPLDEQAQLALARQHLAHGRWQAAVRSLDRMAEVFRAELGAEPGPAAAALRREAARAAGGRRTRLPPARSRLIGRDDDVAAVESLLRTSRVVTVTGPGGAGKSTLALAVARRYQPDGEADVLLAELAPVRDRAGLVRVVAEAAGVQGEGAVAPARLAALLGTRPVLLLLDNCEHLLDATAELLDAVLDAGPRVRILLTSREPLRIDGEVVHALGPLGAEAAELFVERATAAAGPGVAARGDPRVAELCRRLDGLPLAIELAAAQLVHLDLDELVARLDDRLTLLGGARPRAGVRHSALRATVEWSHQLLAADSRDLFARLGVFPAGFDLPAVQAVSGDAGSVPRLLGDLVAKSFVVHDPVRRRYRLLETLRLFAAQQLDDAGLRDETTERLRAFAVARARELPRARRWLSAGTAARSRDDLDTVRLAFSASLAAGDPTAAVDLALGLATLWRNAVGYAEGRRWVDALLAGDLTPCDRLWALVVDADVALGGGDPRRMAAAGQAAELAPAAADPAGAAVAAHYDAICRLSRPAEALARLDVARARAVEAGEPGLARLADAYGLVAHLLLGDGGVGGSALLADGGADYDSYIAIWATWLAALVDRDGPRLQALMDRQLAQLRASGLDENWLTTFSSSLVLVASAEPYLPRLRLARQRAEQEGRAAEADVVLALGYAAACRDDWTRAAELIAAAGGALFSDTAGFVHHVLIRDRLVRPRLGRDEFAAATARGEALALPTVLAEHGV from the coding sequence ATGGACGTGACCGTCCGGCTCCTGGGCGGGTTCGCCGTCGCGGTCGACGGCCGTCCGGTGCCCGACGACGCCTGGCGTCGGCGGTCCGCGACCGCGCTGGTCAAGCTGCTCGCCCTCGCGCCCGGACACCGCGTGCTGCGCGAGCAGGTCACCGACGCGCTCTGGCCCGACCTGCTCCTCGACGACGCACTCCCCCGCCTGCACACCGCCGCGCACTACGCGCGCGCGGCGCTCGGCGGCCGGGACGCCGTCGTCCTCGACCAGGGTGCGGTCGCCCTCTTCCCCGGTGCGCGGCTCGGCGTCGACGTCGAGGAGTTCGAGCGGGCTGCCGACGCGGCGCGGGACGGCGGGCCGGAGCCGGCGTCCGCCGCCGCCGACCTCTACGCCGGTGACCTGCTGCCCGACGACCCGTACGAGCCGTGGGCCGAGCTGCCGCGCGAGCACCTGCGCCGGCGGTGGCTGGAGGTGCTGCGCACGGCCGGCCGTTTCGAGGAGCTGGTCGCGGCCGATCCGCTCGACGAGCAGGCGCAGCTGGCGCTGGCCCGCCAGCACCTCGCGCACGGCCGGTGGCAGGCCGCGGTGCGCAGCCTCGACCGGATGGCCGAGGTCTTCCGGGCCGAGCTCGGGGCCGAGCCCGGCCCGGCCGCCGCGGCGCTGCGCCGGGAGGCGGCCCGCGCCGCGGGGGGCCGGCGCACGAGGCTGCCGCCGGCGCGGAGCCGCCTGATCGGCCGGGACGACGACGTCGCCGCGGTGGAGTCGCTGCTGCGCACCTCGCGGGTGGTCACCGTGACCGGGCCCGGCGGCGCGGGCAAGTCGACGCTCGCGCTGGCCGTCGCGCGCCGCTACCAGCCCGACGGCGAGGCCGACGTGCTGCTGGCCGAGCTCGCCCCCGTGCGCGACCGCGCCGGGCTGGTCCGCGTCGTCGCCGAGGCGGCCGGGGTGCAGGGCGAGGGCGCGGTCGCCCCGGCCCGGCTCGCGGCGCTGCTCGGCACCCGCCCCGTGCTGCTGCTGCTCGACAACTGCGAGCACCTGCTCGACGCCACCGCCGAGCTGCTCGACGCCGTCCTCGACGCGGGGCCCCGGGTGCGGATCCTGCTCACCAGCCGCGAGCCGCTGCGGATCGACGGCGAGGTCGTGCACGCCCTCGGCCCGCTCGGCGCGGAGGCGGCCGAGCTCTTCGTGGAGCGGGCCACCGCCGCGGCCGGCCCCGGGGTCGCGGCGCGCGGCGATCCCCGGGTGGCCGAGCTGTGCCGGCGGCTGGACGGGCTGCCCCTGGCCATCGAGCTGGCCGCCGCCCAGCTGGTGCACCTCGACCTGGACGAGCTGGTCGCCCGGCTCGACGACCGGCTGACCCTCCTCGGCGGGGCCCGTCCGCGCGCCGGCGTCCGGCACTCCGCGCTCCGGGCCACCGTCGAGTGGAGCCACCAGCTGCTCGCGGCCGACAGCCGCGACCTCTTCGCCCGGCTCGGGGTGTTCCCGGCCGGGTTCGACCTGCCCGCCGTCCAGGCGGTCTCCGGCGACGCAGGCAGCGTTCCGCGGCTGCTCGGGGACCTGGTCGCCAAGAGCTTCGTCGTCCACGACCCGGTCCGGCGTCGGTACCGGCTGCTGGAGACCCTCCGGCTGTTCGCCGCGCAGCAGCTGGACGACGCCGGGCTGCGCGACGAGACCACCGAGCGGCTCCGCGCCTTCGCGGTGGCCCGGGCGCGGGAGCTGCCGCGGGCCCGGCGGTGGCTCTCCGCCGGCACCGCGGCGCGCAGCCGCGACGACCTGGACACGGTGCGGCTGGCCTTCTCGGCGAGCCTCGCCGCGGGCGATCCCACGGCCGCTGTGGACCTGGCGCTCGGCCTGGCGACGCTGTGGCGCAACGCCGTCGGCTACGCCGAGGGCCGGCGCTGGGTCGACGCGCTGCTCGCCGGCGATCTGACTCCCTGCGACCGGCTGTGGGCGCTCGTGGTCGACGCCGACGTGGCCCTGGGCGGCGGCGATCCGCGGCGCATGGCCGCCGCCGGGCAGGCGGCCGAGCTCGCTCCGGCCGCCGCGGACCCGGCGGGCGCCGCCGTCGCCGCGCACTACGACGCGATCTGCCGGCTCTCGCGGCCCGCGGAGGCGCTGGCCCGGCTCGACGTCGCCCGCGCCCGGGCGGTCGAGGCCGGGGAGCCGGGACTGGCGCGGCTCGCCGACGCCTACGGGCTGGTCGCCCACCTGCTGCTGGGCGACGGTGGGGTGGGCGGGTCCGCGCTGCTCGCCGACGGCGGCGCCGACTACGACAGCTACATCGCGATCTGGGCCACCTGGCTGGCGGCGCTCGTCGACCGGGACGGTCCGCGGCTGCAGGCCCTCATGGACCGGCAGCTGGCGCAGCTGCGGGCCAGCGGTCTCGACGAGAACTGGTTGACCACGTTCTCCTCGTCGCTGGTCCTGGTCGCGTCGGCCGAGCCCTACCTCCCGCGGCTGCGGCTCGCCCGGCAGCGCGCGGAGCAGGAGGGCCGCGCCGCCGAGGCCGACGTCGTCCTGGCCCTGGGCTACGCGGCGGCCTGCCGCGACGACTGGACCCGGGCCGCGGAGCTGATCGCCGCCGCCGGCGGCGCGCTGTTCTCGGACACCGCCGGGTTCGTGCACCACGTGCTGATCCGCGACCGGCTGGTGCGGCCACGGCTCGGCCGCGACGAGTTCGCGGCGGCGACCGCGCGCGGGGAGGCGCTGGCGCTGCCGACTGTGCTGGCCGAGCACGGGGTATGA
- a CDS encoding NAD(P)-dependent oxidoreductase, with amino-acid sequence MTVVAVLGTGTMGAGMVRSLRRADLPVRMWNRDPAKARALTDTGAEAFDSPGEAVSGADVVLTMVFDLDAVDEVIRRAAPAAGTIWLQASTVGVDGVQRTIDTARELDLVLVDAPVLGTKEPAEQGALVVLASGPEEARERVAPVCDAIGSKTLWLGPAGAGSRLKLVCNSWVFMVTAGVAQAVAGARALGLDPRDFLAAIEGGPLDAPYVQLKSGLMLREEFPPSFALDVAAKDARLIATALAAAGVSDRLTAAVLETMDAAAQRLPDPSGVDLAALIAGLGS; translated from the coding sequence ATGACGGTCGTCGCGGTGCTCGGAACGGGAACGATGGGCGCCGGCATGGTCCGCTCGCTGCGGCGCGCCGACCTGCCGGTGCGGATGTGGAACCGCGATCCGGCCAAGGCCCGCGCACTGACCGACACGGGGGCGGAGGCGTTCGACTCGCCCGGCGAGGCGGTCAGCGGCGCCGACGTCGTCCTGACCATGGTGTTCGACCTGGACGCGGTGGACGAGGTGATCCGCCGGGCGGCACCCGCTGCCGGCACGATCTGGCTGCAGGCCTCCACGGTCGGCGTCGACGGCGTGCAGCGGACGATCGACACCGCTCGCGAGCTCGACCTCGTGCTGGTCGACGCACCCGTGCTCGGCACCAAGGAACCGGCCGAGCAGGGCGCGCTGGTCGTGCTCGCCTCGGGGCCGGAGGAGGCGCGCGAGCGGGTGGCGCCGGTGTGCGACGCGATCGGCTCGAAGACGCTGTGGCTCGGCCCGGCCGGTGCGGGCAGCCGGCTGAAGCTGGTCTGCAACTCCTGGGTCTTCATGGTCACCGCGGGCGTGGCCCAGGCCGTCGCCGGCGCCCGGGCGCTGGGGCTCGACCCGCGCGACTTCCTGGCCGCGATCGAGGGCGGACCGCTCGACGCGCCGTACGTGCAGCTGAAGAGCGGGCTCATGCTCCGCGAGGAGTTCCCGCCGAGCTTCGCGCTGGACGTGGCGGCCAAGGACGCCCGGCTGATCGCCACGGCGCTGGCCGCAGCCGGGGTGTCGGACCGGCTGACCGCCGCGGTGCTGGAGACGATGGACGCCGCCGCGCAGCGGCTGCCCGACCCCTCGGGGGTCGACCTCGCGGCGCTGATCGCCGGCCTGGGAAGCTGA
- a CDS encoding MFS transporter, giving the protein MSETAVRARAAKQATAVAFIGSGFAFANWAARIPQVRDRLDLSSAQLGLVLLAIAAGSVVALPLAGPAVTRFGSRRTVQAMAVLFGIALAVAALGHLAGVWPLVVGLFLFGLANGAWDVGMNVQGARVEQELGRSIMSRFHAGWSCGTVAGALVGALMVALSVPVAVHLTVVAVLVGLAVPVAVRRFLPDGAAHEEPTSGGGALTAWREPRTLLVGLFVLAFAFAEGAANDWINVALIDGYDASATVGAVGFAVFLAAMTTARWFGPPLLDRHGRVPVLRVCAVVAGAGLLLYVFAPNIPLALVGALLWGLGTSLGFPTGMSAAADDPRRSAARVSVVASIGYCAFLGGPPLIGFLAEHWGILDSLLVVAVLLAIAVVITPALRPLRVEED; this is encoded by the coding sequence CTGTCAGAAACCGCGGTCCGCGCGCGGGCGGCCAAGCAGGCCACGGCCGTCGCCTTCATCGGCTCGGGGTTCGCCTTCGCCAACTGGGCGGCGCGGATCCCGCAGGTCCGCGACCGGCTGGACCTCTCCTCGGCGCAGCTCGGGCTGGTCCTGCTCGCCATCGCCGCCGGGTCGGTGGTCGCCCTCCCGCTGGCCGGTCCGGCGGTCACCCGGTTCGGCTCGCGGCGGACCGTCCAGGCGATGGCCGTGCTGTTCGGGATCGCGCTGGCGGTCGCCGCGCTCGGGCACCTGGCCGGCGTGTGGCCGCTGGTGGTCGGGTTGTTCCTGTTCGGGCTGGCCAACGGCGCCTGGGACGTCGGGATGAACGTGCAGGGCGCGCGGGTCGAGCAGGAGCTCGGCCGGTCGATCATGAGCCGCTTCCACGCCGGCTGGAGCTGCGGCACGGTCGCCGGCGCCCTGGTCGGGGCGCTCATGGTGGCGCTGTCGGTGCCGGTCGCGGTCCACCTGACCGTCGTGGCGGTGCTGGTCGGTCTCGCGGTGCCCGTGGCGGTGCGGCGGTTCCTGCCCGACGGCGCCGCGCACGAGGAGCCGACGTCCGGCGGCGGGGCGCTGACCGCGTGGCGCGAGCCCCGCACGCTGCTGGTCGGCCTGTTCGTGCTCGCCTTCGCCTTCGCCGAGGGGGCGGCCAACGACTGGATCAACGTGGCCCTCATCGACGGCTACGACGCCTCGGCCACCGTCGGCGCGGTCGGCTTCGCGGTGTTCCTCGCGGCCATGACCACCGCCCGGTGGTTCGGCCCGCCGCTGCTGGACCGCCACGGCCGGGTGCCCGTGCTGCGGGTGTGCGCCGTGGTGGCCGGCGCTGGGCTGCTGCTGTACGTCTTCGCCCCCAACATCCCGCTCGCCCTCGTGGGTGCGCTGCTGTGGGGGCTGGGCACCTCGCTGGGCTTCCCGACCGGGATGAGCGCGGCCGCCGACGACCCCCGCCGGTCCGCCGCGCGGGTCAGCGTGGTGGCCTCGATCGGCTACTGCGCGTTCCTCGGCGGGCCGCCGCTCATCGGCTTCCTCGCCGAGCACTGGGGAATCCTCGACTCGCTGCTCGTCGTCGCCGTGCTGCTCGCGATCGCCGTCGTCATCACCCCGGCGCTGCGGCCGCTGCGGGTCGAGGAGGACTGA